One window of Dendropsophus ebraccatus isolate aDenEbr1 chromosome 13, aDenEbr1.pat, whole genome shotgun sequence genomic DNA carries:
- the SPTSSA gene encoding serine palmitoyltransferase small subunit A, producing the protein MKVSCEADGQGSLGRAWKHMSWLYYQYLLVTALYMLEPWERTIFNSMLISIIGMALYTGYIFMPQHILAILHYFEIVQ; encoded by the exons ATGAAGGTGTCCTGTGAGGCTGACGGTCAGGGCTCTTTGGGCCGCGCCTGGAAGCATATGTCGTGGCTGTATTACCAGTACCTGCTGGTGACCGCGCTCTACATGCTGGAGCCGTGGGAGAGAACTATCTTCA ACTCCATGTTGATCTCAATCATCGGaatggctctgtatacaggatacattttTATGCCACAACACATCCTTGCAATTTTGCACTACTTTGAGATTGTTCAATGA